Within the Rhinoraja longicauda isolate Sanriku21f unplaced genomic scaffold, sRhiLon1.1 Scf001927, whole genome shotgun sequence genome, the region TTTTTGGTCCTTTATCAGTTTCCCCAAACTTTACAATCCATTTTGAGACACTTCAGTAGCCATGATTCGGATACCTAAATGACAAGATATCGCCCTCATACAACAAAATAAGTTGGCAAGCAAAACTGAAAAAATCGGTAATGATGTCACAGGTATATGCAATTACTAATATTTAACAAGAACAAAGATGATGGAAATTAAATGCATCAAATATAAAAGTAGCTTATTTGTTCCTTATAATTAGTTTattcttttaaaatattaaatcatTGAATTATAACTATAAAATGGAGTTAAAAGATACAACCATCTCTTAAATATTTCAgatactgaaaatgtttttttttttaatgattagaATGGAAAGCTTACAATATTTCTGCTGTTGGAAAGCGATCAGGCTAGTAACAGTCTGCACTGTTGACCGGCACGGTGGGCGTGGGATGTCCAAACTCGGTGATGGCAACATACTAGTTGTAGTGCCTTTTGCTGTTATATTTGAAATCTATGTCAATGTTTGTCTGGACCACTATCCCTGCAACCTTTGCCACTGTCTCCAGACACagttgaaacaaaaacaaaaaccccaCTCCATTTCAGAGCAAACGTTACCACACAGCTACTTTCTCTCCTTTAATCAAAGGGAGCGGAACTGTTCAAAACACTTAGCTTTCCAATTAGAAATCCACAACTAATCCTTTACGTACACGGTTCATTTTCTTTATTTACAAATTCAGAAGCCATgccacagattttttttctctttaaagATATCCTACATATTATTTAAGGAATCATAAAATGTATTATAGTACTTCTACTAGAACTTTGTTTAATCGTTTTTTTCTTTCGTTAGGATGCATTGTGCAGTGACCAATTGAAACCTGGTCTGGTACCAATACAAGAACAGCCGGAAACACTGCTCAAGGTACATTTCCCACTATCACATTACAGAACACAATGTCGTGCAAAGATCCACAGCCAGCATCGAGTGATTTGCCCTCCAGAAAGGAATATCATAAAATAAAATCATACAATCCTTTttttggggggaggtgggggtgggaaatGCGTTTTGATATAGTCTCCGTATTGTTTTGTTCTTGCAGGATGTCAGAGGTTCTTCCAAAGTACTGGTTGAGTAATCCTTGGCCTCATGAGCGAGCCTCCACAAGATTCAGCGCTTAAAGAGGCTTGTCACTTTCTTTTTTCAGTCGACTGCAAGAGAGACAAGTGTGGTTTTGAAAATAATCACTTTTGGATGTTCTTTAAAAACACATTCAAGATGCACTCGGCTAATCTGAAATACAAGGTTTGCTCACTTACCTGCGCttcaaaacaaataaaattaaagcaGAGATACCTCCACTTGGTTCAGAACATACTAACTGCAGTGCTATTGCCCTGACATGCTGCCTATATTGCTTCATGAAGTtccagattaacactatccctgCCGGGCCATGTTGAACTGAAGGCACTTTTTAACAGATTAGTCAATCAAGCAGTTTTCTTCAAAAACACAACGGCTGGACACTGTGATGCAGTCTCTGAACGTGACAATGCTGGAACACATCACACACGAGCCATTTCCACCCAGAACAGTGGAAACTGGAATACTACGTCCAAGGGGTAGAATTCTACCCTTTCCCTGAATTCAGATAAAACGTGAGGAGGGATCTTTTCCTTTGCTTTTACAGGATGCTCGCAGTAAAAAGCAGAAATCAGTCTAGCCACTGTCCTGCCTTGATTTCCTCaccgaatagatagggtagatgcacagagccttttacccagagccgggtaatcaaaaaccagaggacacaggcttaaggtgagaggggaaatatttaatagaaacctgcagGGCAATTtttccattcagagggtggtgggtatatggaacaagctgccagaggaggcagttgagggaggaggtactatcacaacgtttaaaagacattggacaggtacatggttaggagagatttagaaggatatgggccaaacacaggcaggtcggactaatggagaggcatcttggttggcataggcaagatgggctgaagggcctgtattcatgttgtatgactttatgaggTGAGAATATCTACATTCACAATTGTGAAATTTCAATAGATCCTGGTTGCACAGCCTTACTGCGAGACAGTTTCAGATTTCCATTGCCTTTGTGAGGCAAGGTTGCTCTCTCATCACAATTGTAAATGCCCAAGAGACAATATTTGCCTGCTTGGGATTTCCTTTGCCTAGCATGGCcacaatgagctgaatggcctcgttCTATGCAGCGATCTTCTGCGATTCCTTTGTATACCATCAAATCTTTGTAGTTTTAAACAGCTCCCTGACATCACCCTTAATCACCTGAACCGTGAAATACAAAGCACAAAACACATTTATGCAACTGAAGGTCACCGACGTTCCTATTTGCTTCCAGGCCCACATATCATTCAATGTGCACTTCACCTGACTCCTTCCAAAGTCAAGGCATCATTACGGGGGCTTAGGTGGAATTTGACCCAAGCATCAAAACCTTTGTCTTACAATGCTTTAGGATGCAAATCCTTCTTAATTACCTCCACCTTAGATCAATGCAAACGGTCAGCAGAACCTCtttgctcataaggtcataagtgataggagtagaattaggccattcggcccatcaagtctactctgccattcaatcatggctgatctatctctcctttctaaccccattctcctgccttctccacataatacctgtgctaatcaataatcttttaattctgaggctatgaccccacgtcctagactctcccattcctggcttctccccttaacctctgacacctgtactaatcaagaatctatctatctatgcctttaaaatatatccactgacggcctccacagccttctgtggcaaagaattccacagattcacaaccctctgtctaaagacattcctcctcatcttcctaaaagaacatcctttaattctgaatttgCTCGCCTACAGTTTAGTTCCTGGACCTTCTATCTGCTTTCTATGGGGGGGACTTATCATGGATTCCCATTAGAgtgcttgcacctttcttatttttgagttcTACCCATGTCGCCTCAGTGGACAAACCCTGCAGTACGTCTGTTCTGAGTGTCGCCATGACAGTTTCCTTGATCTGTAcggcaactcctccacctcttttacctcctgtctgaaacatcaaaaccctgGGATGTTTCGCTGCCTACCATGTCCCTCTCACAACCACATTCCCGCAATGGCAACAACACAGTGTCAACCACCAACCCAGGCTCTAAGTTCACCTGCTTTCCCCACAATatttttgcattgaaataaaaaggctgtggaggccaaataaacacacttcagcttCACCATTGTCCTTCACCTCTCCGTGGCTGCCCGCTTTTGAAACTTACTGGTCCTAATCTCTTTCCTCTCTTCACTCCTTCCAATTGCTGACCTGTAACTCTGGCCCCCTGACTTtcaacatcctgcaggaggagaaTTCCACAATCCCATCTGCCATCATTACTGCAAAAGACCAAGGAAGCATAGCACACAAAAACAGACCATACTATAACCTGCCATCACCTTCTGTCCAGTCTCCTCGCCGAAGCCTCTTAACTCAAAGCCTCTGCTCTTCCCTTTAACtcagcacttcacctcaacatAGCCTCTCTCCCAACAGGGCTGCTCCACTACACTTGCAATTCCTTTCCCGTGTCTCTCAACGACTATCACTTAACTGTCCGGCCTCTGATTtttgaaaaaaaagtattttctgcTTTGCAATGGGCTGCTTTCTTTAAACTCTCCCCCTGAATTATCGCAAAAAAGATTCCTCTGCTCCGCCATCTGCTGCTCTCCAAATGTCCCGCTGATTTGTGAACCCAAAAATAAGAATGCCCTCAGCTGTTTGGCGGTCAGTGAAGAGCGAGCGGCCCACATTTCCAGTGATAGGAATGACTGAGCATCGATGATGGCAAAAATAGTACCCAGAAGGAAGGTCAACACAGACATGCAAACATTGGTGTGTAGATTAACAAGGTCCTTAGCTTCAAAAAGTTAACGTAGCACAAACATGTTTCAGCAAAATATGGTTGTGCTGTTCTGGTGCTTATGCACCATTTATAGATTTACCGTTTGAGGTGTTGCAGGACAGGACTAGGTTTGTTTTTTTCGGCATGCTGCATTTTGAGCAGAACCTACGGAGGCCACATTCAAAATTGTAACAAACACCAATGGGAAGTTTACACCATGCTAATTTTTTGAAACAGGTCCAATATCTGATTGAAGTTAGTCACTTACAAGTTTTGTTGCAATCTAATGAGTTCACACAGCTAGGGTTTCCACCTTGCCTAATATTGATAGGGACCCAGAGTCTAAAGAAAAGAAAATCTGTATCAACTTTAACTTTTCTTCTGTTGTTGGTGATTTTCAAATCCTGAAGGTGGCACTTCAGGTGCCACTGACCTGGATTCAAGTCTGAGCTCGGGTGCATGTCTGCATGGAGTCTGAATGTTCACCCTGTCTCTGtcctctccagtttccccccacaactCAACCcacatgtgggttggtaggtcaAAGGGCCGCTGAACACTGCCCCTCGTGCGTGGGTGAGTATTGGGATCTTGGGGGAGTTGGCGAGGGTGTGGCGAGAATGAAATGGGATTAAGGaaggattagtgtaagtggatgtTTTTTGGTCAGTgttgactcggtggactgaagggccagtgtCTGTGCTGCATCGCCCTTTGACCCTCAAGTCACATTTTAGCATTTAGGCCAAAGGTAGCACACACATGGGTTCAAATGTCGGTTTTTCTTAGACTATTTTGAAGTTACTGCTGAGTTAATGAATGATGTAAAAAGTAAGAGTGGTGTCCAAATACACAAAGGCATAATATTTCCTAACTATGAATCTGTGATAGGTTTGCACTTCAAGCTCAACATTAATATATTACATTGTTTACTTTGAATTTTTACAGTGAATGTCTGCTGTAAAAAGTGCCAGGGTCACATAAGAGACCCATAAACACTGAGGTGACATGGTTTAGAGACATGGATGGTGTGGAATTTCCACATTTATTATGAATTATGTCTAATGAAGGGGGGAGCTCCAGTGCTTTTTCTGTCGGGCCTTGGTCACAGTAAATAATTAACTAAGATGACCAAAAAGAGATTAAGTTTAAGAAGAGGGATAGCTAaagctgatgtgtaggaaggaactgcagatgctggtttacaccgaagacagacaccagcgggtcaggcagaatctccggatagaaggaatgggtcgaggcccttcttcagaaggaggcctgcctgtcctgctgaattaatccaacattttgtgtctatttccgctAAACCTGatattttaagagagagtttaaGAGAGAAATTTAATCTAACCTATTTACAGGGGAGACACATTAAGGAAGTAATGTCTCATATTTACAGGGTAGGTATTGATTGCATTTTCAAGAATTATTATTTGAAATTGGTTCATGGCTTTTGACAATGACGGTGTTCTACTTTGTAACAGAATGATTGCAAATGCAAAAATAATGCTGCTTCCAAATGTAGAGGTTCTTAATGAGGCAATATGAGAATTTCTGATAAATGTTCAGGGGAAAAAAGCAGAGGGGTGATGTTTTTTTGATGTATTGACACATGTTTATTCGCCTCTCCCGTGAAAAATGTCCCCCTTTGTTTATTTTTCAAGATCATTTTACATGCTCCCCAACAGATGAAACTTCCTCTGGATGTGCCACAATTCCGGGAAAACCCAAGCCAAAAGTAATGGTGGCAAGAACATCGGGCACTCCAGCCACCTTCAACACAGAACCAAAACAAGAAACTCTCAGGGAAAAAATGAAAGACGTTACTCTGTAAAGAAGGGGTGCATTGTGAATGGAGAGTGTGGGGGTTTACAGTTTTCCCAGAGTGAAAAAAGACACATTCACCGTGTCTTTTATAACGTTCACATTTGCTCTGGAGATAGTGTGTGTAATTCACAAGGTTATCTCCTGGGATTTGGGGTTTTTCATGTCAGGAGAGATCAAGGCAGGCTGGCCTATATTTACTGAAGTGTGAAGTAATGAAAGGGATTTACAGGGTGTGGGTGTAACTTTCTCTGGTTACAGAATCTGGAATCAGCGTACACTGAAATAAGGTAAGGTGTTCAACATTTAGAAGGGGAGAAATATATTTAGCCAGGGAGCAGTGGATGCAAGAGTCTATTCAAAGCGGAGACAATATGGATATAAATTAGCAATGCCGGTTACATTCGTGTGTGTTTTGCTGTTCCATCTAACTGCTGAGAACAGACTGCTCaatattcttgattagtctgggcatcaaaggttactaggaaaaggcaggagaatgttgagagggaaaaatagatcagccatgattgatgggtgGAAAGGACTCGATGTGCTGATTGGCCGaattctgctgctatgtcttAAGGTCTTACAGTCTTATTGTGTGACATTCAAAAGATAATGTGCAGGTTTATATGGATGTGGGACAgctaaggacaggtttagaaggatatgggccaaacgcagatgggtgggagtagtgcagatgggaaacgttggtcagtgtgggcaacttgggccgaagggcctgtttccacgctgtatgactctctttGTCAAAGGACAAAATAATCTTGAGGTTGATGAATTTGAGCGTGGGGGGCACCTACTCCAAAAGGAAGTGCTTGCAGCTGGACAGAAGCTCCTACCTGTAATAGTCTTCTTGTCCGGGAAGGGGGCCTCCGTGCATGTGATGGTGGCCGTGAAGCCACTGTTGCTCCATGGCTAGTCTCTGCAGTTCTGCCGACTGGGCATGCATCGCCTGGAGTTGGTGTGCAGCTGACATTGGGGCTGGAATAGCACCGGGCAGGTCTCTGTAAGGTCCACCTGAAAACAACAAGCCAATGGACGAGGTGGAAACACGGAACGGAAGAAGCAGGTTAACAAAAATAAAgaagacacacagagtgctg harbors:
- the LOC144591793 gene encoding arginine-glutamic acid dipeptide repeats protein-like isoform X2; the encoded protein is MLRHHPVFGGPYRDLPGAIPAPMSAAHQLQAMHAQSAELQRLAMEQQWLHGHHHMHGGPLPGQEDYYSRLKKESDKPL
- the LOC144591793 gene encoding arginine-glutamic acid dipeptide repeats protein-like isoform X1; the protein is MLRHHPVFGGPYRDLPGAIPAPMSAAHQLQAMHAQSAELQRLAMEQQWLHGHHHMHGGPLPGQEDYYRLWVPINIRQGGNPSCVNSLDCNKTFD